In Amycolatopsis coloradensis, one genomic interval encodes:
- a CDS encoding globin domain-containing protein produces MRYPISDSQPVTADAVSPVPRSSAPREAPPAVTAMVRLIRDTWAKSEPFIPEISQFFYGMLFTLAPATRDFFPINMEVQRGRLVRALVHIVQMVDRPDDLVPFLTQLGRDHRKFGVIPRHYEAVGTALLASLKNHLGPDWTPEVERAWAEAFTIVARAMQEAAAADVNPASWSATVLEHRRLTWDLALVRVQPEFPVPYQPGQYMSVEVPQRPRLWRYLSPANAPREDGGIEFHVRAVDGGWVSRAIVSHTQPGDVWRLGPPLGRLSIDRTDGRDVLMIAGGTGIAPLRAILDDLAQWGENPKVQLFYGGPSREDLYDLDELRALAATNPWLTVTPVVEHGEEAPGCVQGTLAEAVTQQGSWPGHRILVAGSPAMIRATVSRMLVAGSALDQIAYDPFTID; encoded by the coding sequence ATGCGCTACCCGATCAGCGACTCCCAGCCCGTGACGGCCGACGCGGTCAGCCCGGTCCCGCGGTCCTCGGCGCCGCGCGAAGCCCCGCCCGCGGTCACCGCGATGGTGCGGCTCATCCGGGACACCTGGGCGAAGTCGGAGCCCTTCATCCCGGAGATCTCCCAGTTCTTCTACGGGATGCTGTTCACCCTCGCGCCGGCGACCCGCGACTTCTTCCCGATCAACATGGAGGTCCAGCGCGGCAGGCTGGTCCGCGCGCTGGTCCACATCGTGCAGATGGTCGACCGGCCCGACGACCTCGTGCCGTTCCTGACCCAGCTCGGCCGCGACCACCGCAAGTTCGGCGTCATCCCGCGGCACTACGAGGCCGTCGGCACGGCGCTGCTCGCCTCGCTGAAGAACCACCTCGGTCCGGACTGGACACCGGAGGTCGAACGGGCCTGGGCGGAGGCGTTCACCATCGTCGCCCGCGCGATGCAGGAGGCAGCCGCGGCCGACGTCAACCCGGCGTCGTGGTCGGCCACCGTGCTCGAACACCGGCGGCTCACCTGGGATCTCGCCCTGGTCCGCGTCCAACCCGAGTTCCCGGTGCCGTACCAGCCCGGTCAGTACATGAGCGTCGAAGTACCGCAGCGACCACGGCTCTGGCGCTACCTGTCGCCGGCGAACGCGCCGCGCGAGGACGGCGGCATCGAGTTCCACGTGCGCGCCGTCGACGGCGGCTGGGTGTCGCGCGCCATCGTCAGCCACACGCAGCCCGGCGACGTCTGGCGGCTGGGACCGCCGCTCGGCAGGCTGTCCATCGACCGGACCGACGGCCGCGACGTCCTGATGATCGCCGGCGGCACCGGCATCGCGCCGCTGCGCGCCATCCTGGACGACCTCGCGCAGTGGGGCGAGAACCCGAAGGTCCAGTTGTTCTACGGCGGACCGTCGCGTGAGGACCTTTACGACCTCGACGAGTTGCGCGCTCTCGCGGCCACGAACCCGTGGCTCACCGTGACGCCGGTGGTCGAACACGGTGAAGAGGCCCCCGGCTGCGTGCAGGGCACGCTCGCGGAAGCCGTTACCCAGCAAGGATCCTGGCCGGGGCACCGGATCCTCGTCGCCGGCTCGCCCGCGATGATCCGCGCGACGGTGTCCCGGATGCTGGTCGCGGGCAGCGCGCTCGACCAGATCGCGTATGACCCCTTCACCATCGACTAG
- a CDS encoding MarR family winged helix-turn-helix transcriptional regulator, translated as MSSADDARVELMRELKAASQLQHAWTMQAWQDDPGLHPAAAMLLSDLAKHGEARPSELAKRRFVDLSVISRQISQLSAAGMVDRRPAPEDGRASIISISERGRAELGRRRAGYLEFMERALGDWDDEKVLELTTRLAEMNADVRAALSARTCDV; from the coding sequence ATGAGCTCCGCCGACGACGCCAGGGTCGAACTGATGCGTGAGTTGAAGGCCGCCTCCCAGCTACAGCACGCCTGGACAATGCAGGCCTGGCAGGACGACCCCGGCCTGCACCCGGCGGCCGCGATGCTGCTGTCGGACCTGGCGAAGCACGGCGAGGCGCGCCCTTCGGAATTGGCCAAACGACGCTTTGTGGACCTTTCGGTCATAAGCCGTCAAATTTCCCAGCTGTCCGCGGCGGGGATGGTGGACCGCCGTCCCGCGCCCGAGGACGGCCGCGCGTCGATCATCAGCATCTCCGAGCGCGGGCGTGCGGAACTGGGCCGCAGGCGGGCCGGGTATCTGGAGTTCATGGAGCGCGCGCTCGGTGACTGGGACGACGAAAAGGTCCTCGAGCTGACCACGCGGCTGGCGGAGATGAACGCGGACGTCCGAGCGGCCCTGTCCGCCCGGACATGCGACGTTTGA
- a CDS encoding MFS transporter — translation MRSRVALLVALGIDNFGSGLFLPLGLVFVIRVVGLPLAQAGGAVTLGALAGLLVPVLAGRLVDLIGPRTVMICSHVLQAAGASAFLLADGFAGVVGASVMLAAGQQLFYSSQFSLIADVAGEGPKDRPFAEAAMVRSAGFGLGGLAAAGLLVWIGREGLYVAVMVDVATFVIAAAILSTLVTPAPRPSPRCSGPARVWRNRPYLALIVFSGLFALTMDFFLIGMPVYVFNALQGPRWLPGAIIALLTVVTSLGGVVALRLTRRMTRIAAMRAGSALFAVWCLACLLVVFVPKVFQPVYLLGATLVLAAGDLAFGPRSGALAEAAAPPEARGRYLAAFQYAFTLAAVIAPAVVALFSVAVWIPWVLVAACACTAVVGLGRVGPRLPVEAVSPTGG, via the coding sequence GTGCGAAGCAGGGTCGCGTTGCTGGTCGCGTTGGGTATCGACAACTTCGGCTCGGGACTCTTCCTTCCGCTGGGCCTCGTCTTCGTCATTCGCGTGGTGGGTTTGCCGCTCGCCCAGGCGGGAGGTGCGGTCACGCTCGGTGCGTTGGCCGGTCTGCTCGTTCCCGTGCTCGCCGGCCGCCTCGTCGACCTGATCGGCCCGAGGACGGTGATGATCTGCTCCCACGTTCTCCAGGCCGCCGGAGCAAGCGCTTTCCTGCTGGCCGACGGGTTCGCCGGCGTCGTCGGCGCGTCCGTCATGCTCGCGGCCGGGCAGCAGCTGTTCTACAGCTCGCAGTTCTCGCTCATCGCCGACGTCGCGGGCGAAGGGCCGAAGGACCGGCCGTTCGCCGAAGCCGCGATGGTGCGCTCCGCGGGCTTCGGGCTGGGCGGGCTCGCGGCGGCCGGACTGCTGGTGTGGATCGGGCGTGAGGGTCTGTACGTCGCCGTGATGGTCGATGTCGCGACCTTCGTCATCGCCGCGGCCATCCTGTCGACACTGGTCACGCCCGCCCCGCGGCCTTCGCCGCGCTGCTCGGGGCCCGCGCGGGTCTGGCGGAACCGCCCGTACCTGGCGCTCATCGTGTTCAGCGGGCTGTTCGCGCTCACGATGGACTTCTTCCTCATCGGGATGCCCGTGTACGTGTTCAACGCCTTGCAAGGCCCTCGATGGCTTCCCGGGGCGATCATCGCGCTCCTCACCGTCGTCACCAGTCTGGGTGGAGTCGTCGCGTTGCGGCTCACCAGGAGGATGACCCGGATCGCCGCGATGCGTGCGGGTTCGGCGTTGTTCGCGGTGTGGTGCCTGGCGTGCCTCCTGGTGGTGTTCGTGCCGAAGGTCTTCCAGCCGGTTTACCTGCTCGGTGCGACCCTCGTGCTGGCCGCGGGCGATCTCGCGTTCGGCCCCCGGTCCGGGGCGCTGGCCGAAGCGGCGGCGCCGCCGGAGGCGCGAGGCCGGTATCTGGCGGCCTTCCAGTACGCGTTCACGCTCGCGGCGGTGATCGCTCCGGCCGTCGTGGCGTTGTTCTCCGTGGCAGTCTGGATCCCGTGGGTGCTCGTGGCCGCGTGCGCCTGTACGGCCGTCGTCGGCCTCGGCCGGGTGGGTCCCCGCCTGCCCGTGGAGGCCGTCTCCCCGACCGGAGGCTGA